The window TATGATTTCTTAGTTTACTAATATCATTTGTGCATGTCACTTTTTAtcatttattgaattattttataGCTATAACACTTTGCAGCTTCATTTTGCTTATTTTCATTTGacctattttatttaaatgttaaaatcccACAtaatatataggtatatatcTGAATATATACCTATTCTCACGTTACAGGAAAGTAATGCATGTAATCCAGAGCTTTGCTGCAGCATTTCTCCAAATTAACCTGAACTGattatgtggttggtgtggcacaatggataacaccactacctgccactgagttacaacaccgtgtgggagaccagggtttgattcctggtctggacCCTATGCCTATGCTGCACTACGcaaataagagtccttgggccagactcctaacactacatttattgaattattttataGCTATAACACTTTGCAGCTTCATTTTGCTTATTTTCATTTGacctattttatttaaatgttaaaatcccACAtaatatataggtatatatcTGAATTTAGCATTACATTAACCTGAACTGattatgtggttggtgtggcacaacggacaacaccactacctgccactgagttacaacaccatgtgggagaccagggttcgattcccggtctggacCCTATGCCTATGCTGCACTACGcaaataagagtccttgggcaagactcctaacactacatttattgaattattttataGCTATAACACTTTGCAGCTTCATTTTGCTTATTTTCATTTGacctattttatttaaatgttaaaatcccACAtaatatataggtatatatcTGAATTTAGCATTACATTAACCTGAACTGattatgtggttggtgtggcacaacagataacaccactacctgccactgagttacaacaccatgtgggagaccagggttcgattcccggtctggacCCTATGCCTATGCTGCGCTACGcaaataagagtccttgggccagactcctaacactacattggccctcctctgtaatatgaataaccttgtatgtcgctctggataagagcgtctgctaaatgccgtaaatgtaaatttacttACTTAGACTACTAACATCACTCATATTACTTTTATCATTATATAATTGTATTACTTTACAGCTGTAACCTTTTGCATTTCTCATTTCTTGCTTATTTTCAGCTTACattgcttttattttatattcataGCTCCATATTACTATAAACACTGGTTTTTCCTTTTAGTCAAGTTATCTGACTCATCTAAAATGATCACTTTTGCATGTCACTTTCatcattcattaattaattattacttTACAGCTATAACCGTCTGATGACTTTCACTTTACCTCGCTTGCATGTCAGTTTTGCAGGTCATATATAATCATAACTCTCAGTGGAGCATGTTGAGCTGCATGCACGTATGAAAGGTGTTATGCAAATAAAGATTACTGCCactattatcatcatcatcatcattatcattaatattaatgtcattatcTAACATGACTGTGCAGGACTGGGTAAAGATAGCAGTTATATGAAGCCTGCTTGCAGCAGCTCACACTGATAGAGGAGTTTCACAATTTCATAAGGCTTAAGGTCATTCAGCTCCAGCAGCTATCCCACCTGAACCTCTCCTCAGGATGAAAACAGCAGTGTATCTACAAAAAGATAAACTTATTAATACAGATATTAGCACATACACAAATGCCAGACATTATTTTAAAACGATaaacaacataataataaagaaagcaTCATATTTTACTGCCCAGGGGAGCAGGGTTTGTACTAGACACTGGTTTAAATACCTAGTGCTATAGCTAATGAACAGAAAATAGCTTTAAAATGATGGCAAAAGTATAAAGTGTGAGCTGTCAGAGTGTTAATGTGTGCCATTGGAGAGCACAGGTTGTTTACAGGCACAGCAGCTAGCTACACGTTAGCTGggaagctaaagctaaactagCTAACCCGCTAACTGCCTGCTAGCTTCGGCACTAATAAGAGCCCTAAACCAGACGCTGTGGTCAATGTCAACCATAAAGAAATAAGACAAGCCCGGAGACTATCACAATAATCTCCAGCAGACATAAATACGCCTCTAcatctttaaatatttaattttactCACAGTCTGACGCGCTCTTTCGACTCGGGTTCATTGCTGTCACTCCGTTGACAGGCAGCGAGTGAAGCCGAACTTGTTGGGGTAGCTGAAATAAACAAACGCGTCGACCAATAGGCGTGCAGCCTCGAAGGGAGGCGGAGCTAGCGCGACTTTTTGTCCAATGAAGGGGCGGCTTTCTGGGGGCATCTCAAATCAAACGCCGGTGACTCCCTCTGTAGGGCACGAAAGTTAGGAGGCGTCTCAGCGTCACTTTGtagatacactatttggacaaaagtattgggacaccagctcattcagcGATAATTCCGAAATCAAGGATGTGCTCTTTTAATGTActttggacagaagtattgggacagctaggctttctactagattttggaaatgggttgctgggaggatttgattgcattcagtgacaagagaacCATGAGagaacccccccacacacacacctcatcccaaaagtattgggacaccagctcagtCAGTGACAACTCCGAAATCAAGGATGTGCTCTTTTAATATActttggacagaagtattgggacagctaggctttctactagattttggaaatgggttgctgtgaggatttgattgcattcagcgacaagagagtgagtgaggtcagtgttttggattatcacccccccccccacctcatcccaaaagtattgggacaccagctcattcagcGATAATTCCGAAATCAAGGATGTGCTCTTTTAATGTCctttggacagaagtattgggacagctaggctttctactagattttggaaatgggttgctgtgaggatttaattgcattcagcaacaagagagtgagtgaggtcagtgttttggataaccccccaccccccccccacctcatcctaaaagtattggatggagcaccattcatcattccagagagctttatacccatctagcctaGGATCTGGCGTCCTAGAGATttaagagtcctattctatgggcattacttctctacagggactagacaagctgtgtgtgtgtgtgtgtgtgtaaatttgcATATCCATATCAGCAAGCTTAtagtagctcaatgcattcattaaaaagggtgtccacaaacatttggacttgtTGTGTAACACTTATAAGATGTTCTGCTAAAAGGACAGCCTAAATCAATTATTTTGCTATCCTCCATCACTGTACTGGagggtaaaataaaataaggcaGCCGAGATGATAAAGGAGTTTTTCGTCAAATTTGATTAGCACAGTCAAACAAATACAAACAGTAAGCCCAGTTAGcttaaaacacataaaaacacatgGCACAATTACAGTGACGAAGTAACAATCAGTACGACAGCTCAACAGGTGGGACAAACTGTTAAGACTAAAGAATACATGCAATTTacatcattttctttctttaatttcaTAATCCataaaaaacaatgtaaaaaataagctaaataaataaataaaatgcatcaGATGCATAAGGGCTCTCAACCAGTCCTGCTGGAGATGTGCTTTACCCACTCAGACACACAAGGCAATTAACAGGGTTCCCCCAGTCCCCCCCCCACCAAGAGCTTCGGAGATTTATTAAGATCCTCTTATGTGGATTAACATCAAATTCAGTGAACCAAGACTGTCGAATGCATGTTGAAAGCAAATGCTTTATTAAAATAACCACATTCATGATCATATTATACAGGACATTCCATAAGTACTGTACAATAATAAACCAGTAGATATCGTTGTCTTAAAACAGACAAACATTTGCCAAGTATTATTCTTAAAAACCCCCCACCACATTCAGTTTCTCACTGGTGGTCACAGCTTGAGTTTAATACACTTGTGTAGTTCGTATCACTGACTCAGTATTTTGTCTATTGGGACGGGTGAAggtctctctctgtagctctgaaactgacagctgttctgtttctttaaaacatCTTGGTGAAGATATCCGTTATAAAAATCCGCTGCCGACAGGTTTTTCTTCAGCTTTACGGTTTTGAACCCAACCCAGCCGTCCTGGAACGCAAAGAGCACAGAACCATACAGGTCACAGGCATGCAAtcatgtacaccaatcagccaaaacattagtaccactgaccgGTAACGTAAAACCTGGattgtcttcatctacagtggctcctttcaaggggtggatatatcaggcaggaagtgaacagtcagttcttgaaggtgatggaggtgttaaatgcaggaaaaatggtcaagcctgtgaatctgagccactttgactttgacttgaaTGAACTTTGACAAACtttgatggctagacaactggactgagtcagaacatctccaaaacatcaggcaggtcttttgattttttttttttggatagtGTGGATAGTACCTATCAAAAATGGTCCAAGAAAGTGGTCACAAAAAGGTGAACTGGTGACAAATTAATGGGCATGTAAGGCTTGAAGGATCGAAgcaacctcacaacttgcaggacttaaagggtCTTCTGGTTAGGGTCTGTGCCAGATTCCACAgtacgccttcagaggtcttgtggagtgcatGGCATGAATACTCatatctgttgtggcagcacaaggggaacctactcaatattaagccatgttattgtatatatacacacacattgtagATAttgtatacacatatacacagtagCGTCTCTGCTTCCtctggaagctgagaaaggcccgtctccctccacccatcctcaccctcttctatagagggaccatagagagagcatcctgagcagctgcatcacagactggtttgggacctgcacaacctctgaccgcaagaccctccaacgcattgtgaggacagctgagaggatcatcggagtctctctcccctccatcatggacatttacactgcccgctgcatccgcaaagcaaccagcattgtggatgactccacccacccttcacatggactgttctccctcctgccatcaggaagaaggcaccgcagcatccggtccaacacgaccagactctgcaatagcttcttcccccaagccatcagacttctcaactccagagactgaactgatgtttttttttctgttccatgcgcgctctctctctctcacacacacacacacacacacacacacacacacacacacacacacacacacatatatatatatatatatatatatatatatatatatatatatatccacatTTACCTTGCAACACACTAGCAGTGTGTTCGATTTCTTTTGATAGTGAACAGACCCTGGAACTGCAGTGTAATGAGAACCtgcaagcaaaaaaaaacatcccaaaACTTACTTCATGAAACTTGTGGAATGAAGTCACTTGACAACTGCATgacaactccagcagcactgctgtgtctgatccactcctaccagcaacacacactaacacacctccACCAGGTCACTGCAGCTGCAACTCCCTCCTCCCTCATAACGAACCGTACCATACATTATatacaagtattgggacacctgttcattcacggtttcttctgaaatcaacagtattaaaaagagtttctgctgattttgttggagtaactgtccagggaagaaggtagctttctactagattttggaagaacattgctgtgaggattggattacattcagcaacaagagcgttagtgagatcaggatgttgggatgATCACCAAGCCacctcctcatccccaactcattccaaaaatattggctggagcagcatccatcactccagagaacgcagttcttctactgctacagctcaatgcccctctagcccacgcttggcattaggcgcTCCTCTACAAgaactagataagctgtgtgtttacacactgttccagcaatggctgcaacttaaagtagctgtatgtattCATCAGACGAGGCGTCCACAACACTGACATGTGTACCTTACCTATGGATGGTTGGCATCTTCCAACAAAGTCTATAAGTTTGATTGTTCTGcccatccaaatggttcttaatggaatcTGTCGATACAGAAAATCAAAGTATTACAACACTGCAGCAAACATGAGGCACAATTTTGCAGATTCAATCGGTCAGAAAAACAGGGGCTTACCCGAGAACCTATGGCTCGATGCAGTCGATCGATCTCCTCACATGTCTGCTCTTCCCAAACAATCCAGCTCAAAGAAGGACTGATTTTAGGAGCTGATAATGAAGCATGgatactgtatttactgttttttttcttttaacatgGGAAATATGTAAgttaattaaaattattttaaaacatgACTGTATTACTTATAAGGAAATGAGCTCTTACCAAACGTTGCACCTTCTTTGGCCTGCTCCCGTCTATTTGCTATTCTCTCTGGAAGGTTTCGCAGCGTGTCGATTAActgtgaggggaaaaaagaagagaaaaaaaacccacagacTTATTAGTCATGTATCCACAGTGACCTTATTACTTCAAGCAGAAATCTGCATTCACTTTTTGGGCTGCATTGGCCTTATTATTAACATGGCAGAAGCATGTAGCGTGCAAACGAGCCTCTAACAAATCACCAATTGGTTTATTGTGTGATGAGAGCATCCTCACTAATCACATACACTATTTGGATGTTCGGATAATTCAGGACATTCACAAATGAATCATTTTGGTGAAAATAATGTAGGCAAATCTTTAAACATAACGTAAGTGTCATCATTGTAATATCAGAATCACAATATCTagcaatgtaattaataaattattacaaTGAGTTTCTGCTTTTATTCTTAAATTTCTTAGCCGAATAACGCCTCATCATGTAGCAGTCGTctcttaaaataacagccttaaaaatcatgctgatgctcaatAACAGGGAGAaagtcattcccactccgggtcGAAACGCTggtactgcactatggagctttggtggagctgcaggagtaAAACCTCTCTTCAGAACTGTGAAGCTGCGTaaccagagtcatattagtgtaaattcctactgcctcagtccacatgtttGTCTACCTTCAGATActgcttctggatctctcagcttgcaCACAAATGTGcttgtacagctgtccatgagggggcgctcaaagcatgattACTGTTTACAGCAGAGGAGTTAAAGTAAACAACACTGCTCAACTGTAagcaaaattaattaattaattaattaatttttaaaaaaaaaaatacaaattgttGCATATCGCTGCTTTAATTGTGTACACCGGCACCTACAGTTGGTAGCTCTTGCACATTGCTCTGTTGTTTAACGTCTAGCAAAAATGAACAATATGGTATTTTGTGATCAATCATATGGATGTAGGTGAGCAGAATTTACCAGCTGAGCTCCCATAACAGCCAAAGAAGACCCCAGTTCCTCAGCGGTGATCTTCTCAGGGACTGGGTGAAGCTCCTGACTAAGTATAGGACCCACATcgaacctaaaaaaaaaatatatatatatacaaacccAAGCAAAAATCACAATTTACAAACACCCAATAATCTTCATGTTGTCTTGGGAACAAAAAAAGATAAGAACAGATACCTCTTTGGCCTAATCTGCATGACTGTGACTCCAGTGACTTTGTCTCCGTGTAGAACTGTGTGTAAAATAGGTGCTGGACCCCTCCAGCGTGGCAGAAGGCTAGGATGGACATTGAGAATCCCactgaaacaataaaaaaaacaaaaaaacaaagagggGTGGACAACTGTGTGATTTGACATATTTGTTCACATATGTTCAATGCAGGGCCGTATTCCTGGGTGTGCTTATAAAACTGGCAAGATTCCTTACTATGGTAGTCTGTTGATAACGCGCTCTTGAAGGAGACAGCCAAACGACACCACCACTCCAACATCAAACTGACCACTGAAGTCCACATCTGGCCAGTCATGAATTCTTAGTTTGTGCTGCTTGGCGTATTTCTGAACAGGGACGCTGCCGGACAGGGTGACGACCTCCAGCAAATCCACCACTGCTCCGTCTCCTCTAGAAGGTGAAATGGATATACAAAG of the Salminus brasiliensis chromosome 25, fSalBra1.hap2, whole genome shotgun sequence genome contains:
- the mtfmt gene encoding methionyl-tRNA formyltransferase, mitochondrial, whose protein sequence is MIYLKVLDRGRSVLRGVCRRCAGSSQAWTHSSGEASVVQAGRTLSQPPWRVLFFGSDDFAVESLKRLHESRGDGAVVDLLEVVTLSGSVPVQKYAKQHKLRIHDWPDVDFSGQFDVGVVVSFGCLLQERVINRLPYGILNVHPSLLPRWRGPAPILHTVLHGDKVTGVTVMQIRPKRFDVGPILSQELHPVPEKITAEELGSSLAVMGAQLLIDTLRNLPERIANRREQAKEGATFAPKISPSLSWIVWEEQTCEEIDRLHRAIGSRIPLRTIWMGRTIKLIDFVGRCQPSIGSHYTAVPGSVHYQKKSNTLLVCCKDGWVGFKTVKLKKNLSAADFYNGYLHQDVLKKQNSCQFQSYRERPSPVPIDKILSQ